The Clostridium sp. DL-VIII DNA window TGTTAATTCTCTTCTTCTCTTATCAACTTCTTGATTTTTAAGAGACAAAGCCTTTTCAGTTGCCTTTATTCCACTTTGAATTCCTTGAATATAATATCTTTTGAGTTTTTGATATATTATATCTTCATGAGGTGTTATTCCCTTGTATTTATGATAATTTTGGTTAAGCTCTTCTAACTTTTCCTCTATCTTATTTTTTTCTCTCTGACTTTCAGTAAATAACCTTTTGCTTTCCTCTTCCTTTGCAATTCTCATTTCAAGAAGTTTTTCTAAACCAAACCTAAATTTTTCAGCCAAAGTGAAGCTCCTCCTTAATCAGTTAACAGTTTACAATGCACAGTTTACAGTTGTGGATGAAATCTATTCTGGATTTCTTTAATTCTTTTCTCAATGCGCATAGCGTAAAATTTATTACCATTTTTCAACATTTTACTTTTTTCAAATTATGTACTAATCTTATTGTCTAAACATTGACAACAATATATTTTCTGTTTCTTCAAAGCTTGATCTTTCATCAATTCCCTGACATAAAAAACTATTCAGCTGATCATTATAATTAACAGCCATATCAATTTTTTTATTACTTCCTTTAACATAGGCGCCTATATTAATTAAGTCTTCAGAGTCCTTATACGTTGCTAAAAGATCTCTTGCAATTGATGCTGCTTCTTTATGTTCTTTAGGTGCTATTTGACTCATAAGTCTGCTGACACTATTTAAAATATCAATAGCTGGATAATGATTTTTATGTGCTAAATCTCTAGATAAAACTATATGCCCATCCAATATACCTCTAACAGCATCTGCTATTGGTTCATTAAAATCATCACCATCAACAAGTACAGTATAAAATGCAGTTATAGATCCATCGCTTGATGTTCCTGATCTTTCCATTAACCTCGGAAGCTTTGCAAATACCGAAGGAGTATATCCTTTTGTGGCTGGTGGTTCTCCTATTGCAAGTCCAACTTCTCTTTGAGCCATGGCAAATCTTGTAACTGAATCCATCATAAGAATCACTTTTTTCCCTTTATCCCTAAAGTACTCTGCTATAGCAGTCGCTGTTAATGCTCCTTTGATTCTTATAAGTGCAGGCTTATCTGAAGTAGCACAAACTACAACAGATTTTTTCATACCTTCCGGTCCTAAATCTTTTTCTATAAATTCTCTTACTTCTCTTCCTCTTTCTCCAATTAAAGCTATTACATTTACATCTGCCTTAGCTTCTCTTGCTATCATTCCGAGAGTTGTGCTTTTACCAACCCCACTTCCTGCAAATATACCAATTCTCTGCCCATCTCCACAGGTTAAAAAACCATCTATAGCTCTTATCCCTGTTGGCATTATTTCTTGTATTCTTTTTCTCTTTAGAGGATCTGGTGCATCATTTTCTAAAGGATACTCTTCTCCATCCATCGCTATACTTTCACAATCAATCGGCTTTCCAAGTCCATCAATTATGTGCCCAAGTAATTTATCTGAACATCTAACACTTAATGGTTTATGCTGCGGTACAACTCTACAACCTGGTGATATTCCTATAAGCTCATCAAGAGGCATTAAAATTACAAATTCATCTTTAAATCCAACAACTTCGCAATTTATTGGAGTATTTCTTTCGTTGTATATTACACAAAGCTCTCCAATAAATGCCTTAATGCCTTGTACTTCAATAGTAAGACCTATCACTTTCTTAACAATACCCTCACTATATATAGTTGAAGTATTATTTACTTTTTTTATTAATCTACTAAAATCCAAGTCTAAATCAAGCATTTTAGAATTACCCCTTTACAATAGCAATTTACAATTGACAATGTACAATTAACAATTATGTTAAAATCATTTACTTTTAATAAGCTTCGTAGAAACTTATTCCATAAGTGTAAACTGCAAATTGTAAATCGCATAAATTATCCTAGTATCGCTTTTCGTATCTGTTCCATACCGATTTCTATGCCCACTTTTACCATTCCGCTTGGTTTTTCCAAAACTGCATTTCCTGGTTCAATAGATTCATCAGTAATCACAAAAATTTCGTTCTTTATACCATAAGATACTTTCCATCTTTCAACTTCAGCTTTTAATTCTTCTACATGGACCGAATTTACCTTTAAAATAACATTATCTTCTCCTTTTGAAATCTTAAAAGCTTCTTCAATAATTGCATTCATAGCATCATCTCTGCTTAATTCCTTTTGCACAATGCTTTCTGCTATTTCTAATGCTAATTTTACTACTTCTACTTTTTTTACTTCTAAATAATTTTCATAATTTTCATGCGCTGATTTTAATAATATCTCAGCTTTATTTACAATTTCAGCAGCTTCAGCTTTGGCCGAATCTATTGTTTCATCATAGGCTTTTTTATAGCCGTCATCATATCCATTTTTAAGCCCTTGCTCATAGCCTTTTTCATAAGCTCTTTTTTCAGCAGCGTTAGCTTCCATCTGAGCTCTTAAAGTTATTGCCTGCTTTTCTCTTTTTGCATCTTCTATTATTCTCTGACCAATATCTTCATATTTTTTTAAAAGTTCTTCTGGATCAATTTGAGGTACTTTTTCTTCGCTTTCTTCCTCTTTTAATTCCTCAAAGCCTTCTAATACAGTCTTCTTACTAACATATTCTGTCGAAATAACTTTGCTATTTCCCTCTTTTGCAAATCCCTTTTTTATTAAGCTATACGATGATTGCATCTTCTCCACCTCTTGCTATGATGATTTCATTAGCATCATCTAACCTTCTAATAACAGAAACAATCTTTTGTTGCGCTTTTTCAACATCTGTAATTCTTACTGGTCCTAAGAATTCCATATCTTCCTTTAATGCAGCAGCTGCTCTCTTAGATTGATTTCTATAAATACAATTCGCAACTTCATCAGAACATCCTTTAAGCGCAAGCGCAAGATCTGAAGCCTCAACTTCTCTAAGAATTCTTTGAATAGATACATCATCAAGAGAAACAATATCTTCAAATACAAACATGGAGCTCTTAACTTTATCTGCAAGTTCAGCATCTTCTCTTTCCAAACCTTCAGTAATATTCTTTTCAGTTGTTCTATCAACTGCATTTAAGATATTAACTAATGTTTCTACTCCACCTAAGCTTGTCATTTCAGTTCTTACCACTGAAGATAATTTACTTTCAAGCACTGATTCTATTTCTTTAATTACCATTGGAGATGTGTTATTCATAGTTGCTATTCTATAAGCGACTTCACTTTGTGTCTCTTCTGGTAATTCCGCCATTACTTGTGCAGCTTTATCTGCTTGTAAATAACATAATATAAGCGCTATTGTCTGCGGCTGTTCTGATATTATTACATTTAATAATTGATGAGAATCTGCCTTCCTTGCAATTGAAAAAGGTCTATACTGTGCTGTAGCTTCAGACACCTTTTCCAATATTTCACTAGCTCTTTGAGCTCCTAATGCTTTTGAAAGCAGTGTCTTAGCATAATCCATTCCACCTTCAATTATGTAATCTCTAGCCTTATTTATTTGTAAAAATTCATTTAATATTTCTTCTCTTTGCTCCGAAGTAACAGAAGTTATATTAGCAATTTCATAAGTTATCTTTTGAATATCGCTTTCTGGCAATTTTTTCAATATACCAGATGAGGCTTCTGGGCCAAGTGTTATAAATAGAATCGCAGCCTTATGCACTCCTGTTAATTGGTTTTGTTCCTTTGGCATATCTACATATCACCTCTCACTCTCAGCCAACCATGACTTTATTATTTCTACAACTTGTTCTGGTTTTTCAGTTGCATATTTCTTTATTTCATCCTCTAAATGAGATTTTTGAGTTTTAGCCTCAAATTCTATCGACTCAAAAGCATCCGGCTCCTTAGGTATTATACTATCATCTATTAATGTATCTAATATTTGCTCTTCTTCCGCTCTCTTCGATCTTCTTCTTCTCATTAAAATTATTGCACCTGCAATTGCTCCTGCTAAAACTATTGCTCCTAGAACGCCAGCAATAACCATCATTCTATTCTTGCTTGCAGCTGCTTCTGCTGCATTCATTGCATCTAATTCTGTCTTTGCTTGATCCTGTGCAGTTGTATCAAACGCCATTCCAAGCACTGAAACTTGATCTCCCCTAAGTGTATCAAGTCCTATTGCATTAGCCACCTGCGTTTCAAGCGATTGTCTAGTTGCATCATCTAAATTTCCATCAATCATAACTGATGCTGTAAGCCTTTTAACTTCTCCTGGAGCGCTAATAACTTTCGACTCCGTTTTTCCTGTATCATAGTTGGTTTTTTGATCTTCTTTACTTGAAGTTGAATTATTAGTAGTGTTACCAGAAATCTGATTACTCATATTATTATCTACAGGGCTCTGGCTATCTGTACCTGTACCTGCACTATTTGTTTCTTTAGAATTTTCCTGACTTACAATAACCTTATTAGGATCAACCACTGTTTGCGTCTTTTGTTTCGAATCAAAATCCAAATCTGCATTTACCGATACTTTTACTTTTCCCTTACCAACAACTGGTTCGAGCAGACCTATAATAGCCTTTTGCATCCTATCCTCATAAGCCTTTTCTGCATCCTGCTGTTTTGATATAGTACTAGAACTTACCGCATCTGTCGAATCACTATTAATATCTTTTGTTAATAAATTCATCTTGTCATCAATAACGTCTATGTTTTCTTTAGGAATATTTTCAGTTGCTCCAGACACCAAAGCTACTATAGCTTTAACTTGGTCTTCATTCATAGTTTGACCTTGCTTAAGCTTCAAATAAACTGCAGCTTTACCCGGCTGCTTGTCCTTTGCAAATACTGAATCCTGTGCTTCCGTAATATGTACTCTCGCATCCTGAATTTGTGGAAAATTCTTTATAGTCTTTTCCAATTCTCCCTGCTGCATTCTTTGCTTCTTAATCTTAAATTCTTCATCTGTCATACCAAAAGAATTTCCGCTATCCATAAGTTCAAATCCCTGGCTTTGTGTTGTAAGATTAGGAGCTAGTGCTAGTCTCAATTTATCAACTTGATCTTGAGGCACCATAATAGTATTCGAATTATTATCGACTTTTGCATCTATTTTATTTTTATTTAAATAATCAATTACAGTATTTGCATTTCCTTCATCAAGATT harbors:
- the fliJ gene encoding flagellar export protein FliJ, which encodes MAEKFRFGLEKLLEMRIAKEEESKRLFTESQREKNKIEEKLEELNQNYHKYKGITPHEDIIYQKLKRYYIQGIQSGIKATEKALSLKNQEVDKRRRELTVKQMERKTVQTLKEKKYTAYVKEQDRIEQINLDELALYAYVRNQDVQ
- the fliF gene encoding flagellar basal-body MS-ring/collar protein FliF, with translation MKKLLEKIKGLLEKFKSQNRKIKIAIIIAVLAVIIAIGCGIFYSSSNKYQVLFSNLDEGNANTVIDYLNKNKIDAKVDNNSNTIMVPQDQVDKLRLALAPNLTTQSQGFELMDSGNSFGMTDEEFKIKKQRMQQGELEKTIKNFPQIQDARVHITEAQDSVFAKDKQPGKAAVYLKLKQGQTMNEDQVKAIVALVSGATENIPKENIDVIDDKMNLLTKDINSDSTDAVSSSTISKQQDAEKAYEDRMQKAIIGLLEPVVGKGKVKVSVNADLDFDSKQKTQTVVDPNKVIVSQENSKETNSAGTGTDSQSPVDNNMSNQISGNTTNNSTSSKEDQKTNYDTGKTESKVISAPGEVKRLTASVMIDGNLDDATRQSLETQVANAIGLDTLRGDQVSVLGMAFDTTAQDQAKTELDAMNAAEAAASKNRMMVIAGVLGAIVLAGAIAGAIILMRRRRSKRAEEEQILDTLIDDSIIPKEPDAFESIEFEAKTQKSHLEDEIKKYATEKPEQVVEIIKSWLAESER
- the fliG gene encoding flagellar motor switch protein FliG, which translates into the protein MPKEQNQLTGVHKAAILFITLGPEASSGILKKLPESDIQKITYEIANITSVTSEQREEILNEFLQINKARDYIIEGGMDYAKTLLSKALGAQRASEILEKVSEATAQYRPFSIARKADSHQLLNVIISEQPQTIALILCYLQADKAAQVMAELPEETQSEVAYRIATMNNTSPMVIKEIESVLESKLSSVVRTEMTSLGGVETLVNILNAVDRTTEKNITEGLEREDAELADKVKSSMFVFEDIVSLDDVSIQRILREVEASDLALALKGCSDEVANCIYRNQSKRAAAALKEDMEFLGPVRITDVEKAQQKIVSVIRRLDDANEIIIARGGEDAIIV
- a CDS encoding FliH/SctL family protein, which encodes MQSSYSLIKKGFAKEGNSKVISTEYVSKKTVLEGFEELKEEESEEKVPQIDPEELLKKYEDIGQRIIEDAKREKQAITLRAQMEANAAEKRAYEKGYEQGLKNGYDDGYKKAYDETIDSAKAEAAEIVNKAEILLKSAHENYENYLEVKKVEVVKLALEIAESIVQKELSRDDAMNAIIEEAFKISKGEDNVILKVNSVHVEELKAEVERWKVSYGIKNEIFVITDESIEPGNAVLEKPSGMVKVGIEIGMEQIRKAILG
- the fliI gene encoding flagellar protein export ATPase FliI, with product MLDLDLDFSRLIKKVNNTSTIYSEGIVKKVIGLTIEVQGIKAFIGELCVIYNERNTPINCEVVGFKDEFVILMPLDELIGISPGCRVVPQHKPLSVRCSDKLLGHIIDGLGKPIDCESIAMDGEEYPLENDAPDPLKRKRIQEIMPTGIRAIDGFLTCGDGQRIGIFAGSGVGKSTTLGMIAREAKADVNVIALIGERGREVREFIEKDLGPEGMKKSVVVCATSDKPALIRIKGALTATAIAEYFRDKGKKVILMMDSVTRFAMAQREVGLAIGEPPATKGYTPSVFAKLPRLMERSGTSSDGSITAFYTVLVDGDDFNEPIADAVRGILDGHIVLSRDLAHKNHYPAIDILNSVSRLMSQIAPKEHKEAASIARDLLATYKDSEDLINIGAYVKGSNKKIDMAVNYNDQLNSFLCQGIDERSSFEETENILLSMFRQ